In Sceloporus undulatus isolate JIND9_A2432 ecotype Alabama chromosome 7, SceUnd_v1.1, whole genome shotgun sequence, one DNA window encodes the following:
- the ZBTB17 gene encoding zinc finger and BTB domain-containing protein 17 isoform X1, with translation MAAMDFPEHSQQVLEQLNHQRQQGLLCDCTFVVDGIDFKAHKAILAACSPYFRMLFLDQKDVVHLDISNAAGLEQVLEFMYTAKLTLSPENVEDVLAVAGFLQMQEVIGACNTLRAFAAPPADAGQPSPGTEAPAAEAGQEKASSVGSREAAEDANKEEKEEASCAPPGTLRKAGDADSEEADRDTESGRAVGKEPAAEKTKEDTAASSMAKDVQAGSPSPGEPSSTHLPLRTPQVESTALKLPAEMEVELEGREEEEEEEELHSEAEGSDKTPEAKQARLANGAAPEDTESGGTDSGQENSGEARLLRSGTYSDRTESKTYGSVTHKCEDCGKEFTHTGNFKRHIRIHTGEKPFSCQECSKAFSDPAACKAHEKTHSPLKPYSCEECGKSYRLISLLNLHKKRHTGEAKYRCEDCGKLFTTSGNLKRHQLVHSGEKPYQCDYCGRSFSDPTSKMRHLETHDTGKEHKCPHCEKKFNQVGNLKAHLKIHIADGPLKCRECGKQFTTSGNLKRHLRIHSGEKPYICVHCQRQFADPGALQRHVRIHTGEKPCQCLICGKAFTQASSLIAHVRQHTGEKPYVCERCGKRFVQSSQLANHIRHHDNIRPHKCNVCNKAFVNVGDLSKHIIIHTGEKPFLCDKCGRGFNRVDNLRSHVKTVHQGKAGLKLLEPGEGEELNIVTVAPDDMVTLATEALAATAVTQLTVVPVGTPVTADETEALKAEITKAVKQVQETPTPRSSMPATPVGRSSWTPAAWLSTCASTPPRPWSCSRPTQTSTSSTVQRPPPGKGSKSSLLGSCSSGRGRGARRRRRQTERGCGSATWTLEPHAPPLRVEGQQEQGTGCYLTKDNGKKYCCKERIISVMERIYVCVNI, from the exons ATGGCAG CCATGGACTTCCCTGAGCACAGCCAGCAGGTCCTGGAGCAGCTGAACCACCAGCGGCAGCAGGGCCTCCTCTGCGACTGCACCTTCGTGGTGGACGGCATCGACTTCAAGGCCCACAAGGCCATCCTGGCCGCCTGCAGCCCCTACTTCCGCATGCTCTTCCTCGACCAGAAGGACGTGGTCCACCTGGACATCAGCAACGCCGCAG GTCTGGAGCAGGTGCTGGAGTTCATGTACACAGCGAAGCTGACCCTCAGCCCAGAGAACGTGGAGGACGTCTTGGCGGTGGCCGGCTTCCTCCAGATGCAGGAGGTCATTGGCGCCTGCAACACCCTCAGGGCCTTTGCGGCTCCTCCGGCGGACGCAGGCCAGCCCTCCCCTGGCACCGAGGCCCCGGCGGCAGAGGCAG GGCAGGAGAAGGCCTCCTCTGTCGGGTCTAGAGAGGCAGCCGAAGATGCcaacaaggaggagaaggaggaggcctcGTGTGCCCCGCCTGGCACCCTCCGGAAGGCAGGAGATGCAGATTCGGAAGAGGCAGACAGGGACACTGAGTCGGGCAGAGCAGTTGGCAAGGAGCCAG CTGCAGAGAAGACCAAGGAAGACACAGCTGCCTCCAGCATGGCCAAGGATGTCCAGGCAGGCAGTCCGTCTCCTGGGGAACCCAGCTCCACACACCTCCCTCTGAGGACCCCCCAAGTGG AATCCACTGCCCTGAAGCTCCCAGCTGAGATGGAGGTGGAGCTGGAGGGccgagaagaagaggaagaggaggaagagctgcaTTCAGAGGCTGAGGGCAGTGACAAGACCCCTGAGGCCAAACAGGCCAGGCTGGCAAACGGTGCTGCACCTGAGGATACTGAGTCAGGGGGCACAGATTCTGGACAGGAGAACAGTGGCGAGGCCCGGTTGCTGCGCTCAGGAACCTACAGTGACCGGACGGAGTCAAAGACTTACGGCTCCGTCACACACAAGTGTGAG GACTGTGGGAAAGAGTTCACCCACACGGGTAACTTCAAGCGCCACATCCGCATCCACACCGGGGAGAAGCCCTTCTCCTGCCAGGAGTGCAGCAAGGCCTTCTCTGACCCAGCCGCCTGTAAAGCGCACGAGAAGACACACAG CCCGCTGAAGCCCTACAGCTGTGAGGAGTGTGGGAAGAGCTACCGCCTGATTAGCCTCCTCAACCTGCACAAGAAGCGGCACACGGGGGAGGCCAAGTACCGCTGCGAGGACTGTGGCAAGCTCTTCACCACCTCGGGCAACCTCAAGCGCCACCAGCTGGTCCACAGCGGCGAGAAGCCCTACCAGTGTGACTACTGCGGCCGCTCCTTCTCGGATCCCACCTCCAAGATGCGCCACCTGGAGACCCACGACACGGGCAAGGAGCACAAGTGCCCCCATTGTGAGAAGAAGTTCAACCAG GTGGGGAACCTCAAGGCCCACCTCAAGATCCACATAGCTGACGGGCCGCTCAAGTGTCGTGAGTGTGGGAAGCAGTTCACCACTTCAG GCAACCTGAAAAGGCACCTTCGCATCCACAGTGGGGAGAAGCCCTACATCTGTGTGCATTGCCAGCGCCAGTTTGCTGACCCTGGGGCTCTGCAGCGCCATGTTCGGATCCACACAG GTGAAAAGCCCTGCCAGTGCTTGATCTGTGGCAAAGCCTTCACCCAGGCCAGCTCCCTCATTGCACACGTGCGCCAGCACACCGGGGAGAAGCCATATGTGTGCGAACGCTGCGGCAAGAG GTTTGTTCAGTCCAGCCAGTTGGCCAACCACATCCGGCACCACGACAACATCCGTCCTCACAAGTGTAATGTCTGCAACAAGGCCTTCGTGAATGTGGGCGACCTTTCCAAGCACATCATCATCCACACAG gagagaagccctttCTGTGTGACAAGTGTGGCCGCGGCTTCAACAGGGTGGACAACCTCCGTTCCCACGTCAAGACGGTCCACCAGGGCAAGGCTGGCCTGAAGTTGCTGGAgccaggggagggggaggaactcAACATCGTCACTGTGGCCCCAGACGACATGGTGACCCTGGCCACAGAAGCCCTGGCAGCCACGGCTGTCACACAACTCACAG TGGTCCCAGTAGGAACGCCTGTCACGGCAGACGAGACAGAAGCTCTGAAGGCGGAGATCACCAAGGCTGTGAAGCAAGTGCAGGAG ACCCCAACACCCAGATCCTCTATGCCTGCGACTCCTGTGGGGAGAAGTTCCTGGACGCCAGCAGCCTGGCTCAGCACGTGCGCATCCACACCGCCCAGGCCCTGGTCATGTTCCAGGCCGACACAGACTTCTACCAGCAGTACAGTGCAACGGCCGCCGCCTGGCAAGGGGAGCAAATCATCCCTGCTGGGGAGCTGCTCTTCCGGACGCGGGAGGGGAGCGAGGCGCCGCAGACGCCAGACTGAAAGGGGCTGTGGGTCAGCCACCTGGACACTGGAGCCACACGCTCCCCCTTTGAGGGTGGAAGGCCAGCAGGAGCAGGGCACCGGCTGCTATTTAACAAAAGACAATGGGAAGAAGTACTGCTGTAAAGAAAGAATTATTTCTGTAATGGAGAGAATCTACGTCTGTGTTAATATTTAG
- the ZBTB17 gene encoding zinc finger and BTB domain-containing protein 17 isoform X2, which translates to MDFPEHSQQVLEQLNHQRQQGLLCDCTFVVDGIDFKAHKAILAACSPYFRMLFLDQKDVVHLDISNAAGLEQVLEFMYTAKLTLSPENVEDVLAVAGFLQMQEVIGACNTLRAFAAPPADAGQPSPGTEAPAAEAGQEKASSVGSREAAEDANKEEKEEASCAPPGTLRKAGDADSEEADRDTESGRAVGKEPAAEKTKEDTAASSMAKDVQAGSPSPGEPSSTHLPLRTPQVESTALKLPAEMEVELEGREEEEEEEELHSEAEGSDKTPEAKQARLANGAAPEDTESGGTDSGQENSGEARLLRSGTYSDRTESKTYGSVTHKCEDCGKEFTHTGNFKRHIRIHTGEKPFSCQECSKAFSDPAACKAHEKTHSPLKPYSCEECGKSYRLISLLNLHKKRHTGEAKYRCEDCGKLFTTSGNLKRHQLVHSGEKPYQCDYCGRSFSDPTSKMRHLETHDTGKEHKCPHCEKKFNQVGNLKAHLKIHIADGPLKCRECGKQFTTSGNLKRHLRIHSGEKPYICVHCQRQFADPGALQRHVRIHTGEKPCQCLICGKAFTQASSLIAHVRQHTGEKPYVCERCGKRFVQSSQLANHIRHHDNIRPHKCNVCNKAFVNVGDLSKHIIIHTGEKPFLCDKCGRGFNRVDNLRSHVKTVHQGKAGLKLLEPGEGEELNIVTVAPDDMVTLATEALAATAVTQLTVVPVGTPVTADETEALKAEITKAVKQVQETPTPRSSMPATPVGRSSWTPAAWLSTCASTPPRPWSCSRPTQTSTSSTVQRPPPGKGSKSSLLGSCSSGRGRGARRRRRQTERGCGSATWTLEPHAPPLRVEGQQEQGTGCYLTKDNGKKYCCKERIISVMERIYVCVNI; encoded by the exons ATGGACTTCCCTGAGCACAGCCAGCAGGTCCTGGAGCAGCTGAACCACCAGCGGCAGCAGGGCCTCCTCTGCGACTGCACCTTCGTGGTGGACGGCATCGACTTCAAGGCCCACAAGGCCATCCTGGCCGCCTGCAGCCCCTACTTCCGCATGCTCTTCCTCGACCAGAAGGACGTGGTCCACCTGGACATCAGCAACGCCGCAG GTCTGGAGCAGGTGCTGGAGTTCATGTACACAGCGAAGCTGACCCTCAGCCCAGAGAACGTGGAGGACGTCTTGGCGGTGGCCGGCTTCCTCCAGATGCAGGAGGTCATTGGCGCCTGCAACACCCTCAGGGCCTTTGCGGCTCCTCCGGCGGACGCAGGCCAGCCCTCCCCTGGCACCGAGGCCCCGGCGGCAGAGGCAG GGCAGGAGAAGGCCTCCTCTGTCGGGTCTAGAGAGGCAGCCGAAGATGCcaacaaggaggagaaggaggaggcctcGTGTGCCCCGCCTGGCACCCTCCGGAAGGCAGGAGATGCAGATTCGGAAGAGGCAGACAGGGACACTGAGTCGGGCAGAGCAGTTGGCAAGGAGCCAG CTGCAGAGAAGACCAAGGAAGACACAGCTGCCTCCAGCATGGCCAAGGATGTCCAGGCAGGCAGTCCGTCTCCTGGGGAACCCAGCTCCACACACCTCCCTCTGAGGACCCCCCAAGTGG AATCCACTGCCCTGAAGCTCCCAGCTGAGATGGAGGTGGAGCTGGAGGGccgagaagaagaggaagaggaggaagagctgcaTTCAGAGGCTGAGGGCAGTGACAAGACCCCTGAGGCCAAACAGGCCAGGCTGGCAAACGGTGCTGCACCTGAGGATACTGAGTCAGGGGGCACAGATTCTGGACAGGAGAACAGTGGCGAGGCCCGGTTGCTGCGCTCAGGAACCTACAGTGACCGGACGGAGTCAAAGACTTACGGCTCCGTCACACACAAGTGTGAG GACTGTGGGAAAGAGTTCACCCACACGGGTAACTTCAAGCGCCACATCCGCATCCACACCGGGGAGAAGCCCTTCTCCTGCCAGGAGTGCAGCAAGGCCTTCTCTGACCCAGCCGCCTGTAAAGCGCACGAGAAGACACACAG CCCGCTGAAGCCCTACAGCTGTGAGGAGTGTGGGAAGAGCTACCGCCTGATTAGCCTCCTCAACCTGCACAAGAAGCGGCACACGGGGGAGGCCAAGTACCGCTGCGAGGACTGTGGCAAGCTCTTCACCACCTCGGGCAACCTCAAGCGCCACCAGCTGGTCCACAGCGGCGAGAAGCCCTACCAGTGTGACTACTGCGGCCGCTCCTTCTCGGATCCCACCTCCAAGATGCGCCACCTGGAGACCCACGACACGGGCAAGGAGCACAAGTGCCCCCATTGTGAGAAGAAGTTCAACCAG GTGGGGAACCTCAAGGCCCACCTCAAGATCCACATAGCTGACGGGCCGCTCAAGTGTCGTGAGTGTGGGAAGCAGTTCACCACTTCAG GCAACCTGAAAAGGCACCTTCGCATCCACAGTGGGGAGAAGCCCTACATCTGTGTGCATTGCCAGCGCCAGTTTGCTGACCCTGGGGCTCTGCAGCGCCATGTTCGGATCCACACAG GTGAAAAGCCCTGCCAGTGCTTGATCTGTGGCAAAGCCTTCACCCAGGCCAGCTCCCTCATTGCACACGTGCGCCAGCACACCGGGGAGAAGCCATATGTGTGCGAACGCTGCGGCAAGAG GTTTGTTCAGTCCAGCCAGTTGGCCAACCACATCCGGCACCACGACAACATCCGTCCTCACAAGTGTAATGTCTGCAACAAGGCCTTCGTGAATGTGGGCGACCTTTCCAAGCACATCATCATCCACACAG gagagaagccctttCTGTGTGACAAGTGTGGCCGCGGCTTCAACAGGGTGGACAACCTCCGTTCCCACGTCAAGACGGTCCACCAGGGCAAGGCTGGCCTGAAGTTGCTGGAgccaggggagggggaggaactcAACATCGTCACTGTGGCCCCAGACGACATGGTGACCCTGGCCACAGAAGCCCTGGCAGCCACGGCTGTCACACAACTCACAG TGGTCCCAGTAGGAACGCCTGTCACGGCAGACGAGACAGAAGCTCTGAAGGCGGAGATCACCAAGGCTGTGAAGCAAGTGCAGGAG ACCCCAACACCCAGATCCTCTATGCCTGCGACTCCTGTGGGGAGAAGTTCCTGGACGCCAGCAGCCTGGCTCAGCACGTGCGCATCCACACCGCCCAGGCCCTGGTCATGTTCCAGGCCGACACAGACTTCTACCAGCAGTACAGTGCAACGGCCGCCGCCTGGCAAGGGGAGCAAATCATCCCTGCTGGGGAGCTGCTCTTCCGGACGCGGGAGGGGAGCGAGGCGCCGCAGACGCCAGACTGAAAGGGGCTGTGGGTCAGCCACCTGGACACTGGAGCCACACGCTCCCCCTTTGAGGGTGGAAGGCCAGCAGGAGCAGGGCACCGGCTGCTATTTAACAAAAGACAATGGGAAGAAGTACTGCTGTAAAGAAAGAATTATTTCTGTAATGGAGAGAATCTACGTCTGTGTTAATATTTAG
- the ZBTB17 gene encoding zinc finger and BTB domain-containing protein 17 isoform X3 has product MAAMDFPEHSQQVLEQLNHQRQQGLLCDCTFVVDGIDFKAHKAILAACSPYFRMLFLDQKDVVHLDISNAAGLEQVLEFMYTAKLTLSPENVEDVLAVAGFLQMQEVIGACNTLRAFAAPPADAGQPSPGTEAPAAEAGQEKASSVGSREAAEDANKEEKEEASCAPPGTLRKAGDADSEEADRDTESGRAVGKEPAAEKTKEDTAASSMAKDVQAGSPSPGEPSSTHLPLRTPQVESTALKLPAEMEVELEGREEEEEEEELHSEAEGSDKTPEAKQARLANGAAPEDTESGGTDSGQENSGEARLLRSGTYSDRTESKTYGSVTHKCEDCGKEFTHTGNFKRHIRIHTGEKPFSCQECSKAFSDPAACKAHEKTHSPLKPYSCEECGKSYRLISLLNLHKKRHTGEAKYRCEDCGKLFTTSGNLKRHQLVHSGEKPYQCDYCGRSFSDPTSKMRHLETHDTGKEHKCPHCEKKFNQVGNLKAHLKIHIADGPLKCRECGKQFTTSGNLKRHLRIHSGEKPYICVHCQRQFADPGALQRHVRIHTGEKPCQCLICGKAFTQASSLIAHVRQHTGEKPYVCERCGKRFVQSSQLANHIRHHDNIRPHKCNVCNKAFVNVGDLSKHIIIHTGEKPFLCDKCGRGFNRVDNLRSHVKTVHQGKAGLKLLEPGEGEELNIVTVAPDDMVTLATEALAATAVTQLTVVPVGTPVTADETEALKAEITKAVKQVQEADPNTQILYACDSCGEKFLDASSLAQHVRIHTAQALVMFQADTDFYQQYSATAAAWQGEQIIPAGELLFRTREGSEAPQTPD; this is encoded by the exons ATGGCAG CCATGGACTTCCCTGAGCACAGCCAGCAGGTCCTGGAGCAGCTGAACCACCAGCGGCAGCAGGGCCTCCTCTGCGACTGCACCTTCGTGGTGGACGGCATCGACTTCAAGGCCCACAAGGCCATCCTGGCCGCCTGCAGCCCCTACTTCCGCATGCTCTTCCTCGACCAGAAGGACGTGGTCCACCTGGACATCAGCAACGCCGCAG GTCTGGAGCAGGTGCTGGAGTTCATGTACACAGCGAAGCTGACCCTCAGCCCAGAGAACGTGGAGGACGTCTTGGCGGTGGCCGGCTTCCTCCAGATGCAGGAGGTCATTGGCGCCTGCAACACCCTCAGGGCCTTTGCGGCTCCTCCGGCGGACGCAGGCCAGCCCTCCCCTGGCACCGAGGCCCCGGCGGCAGAGGCAG GGCAGGAGAAGGCCTCCTCTGTCGGGTCTAGAGAGGCAGCCGAAGATGCcaacaaggaggagaaggaggaggcctcGTGTGCCCCGCCTGGCACCCTCCGGAAGGCAGGAGATGCAGATTCGGAAGAGGCAGACAGGGACACTGAGTCGGGCAGAGCAGTTGGCAAGGAGCCAG CTGCAGAGAAGACCAAGGAAGACACAGCTGCCTCCAGCATGGCCAAGGATGTCCAGGCAGGCAGTCCGTCTCCTGGGGAACCCAGCTCCACACACCTCCCTCTGAGGACCCCCCAAGTGG AATCCACTGCCCTGAAGCTCCCAGCTGAGATGGAGGTGGAGCTGGAGGGccgagaagaagaggaagaggaggaagagctgcaTTCAGAGGCTGAGGGCAGTGACAAGACCCCTGAGGCCAAACAGGCCAGGCTGGCAAACGGTGCTGCACCTGAGGATACTGAGTCAGGGGGCACAGATTCTGGACAGGAGAACAGTGGCGAGGCCCGGTTGCTGCGCTCAGGAACCTACAGTGACCGGACGGAGTCAAAGACTTACGGCTCCGTCACACACAAGTGTGAG GACTGTGGGAAAGAGTTCACCCACACGGGTAACTTCAAGCGCCACATCCGCATCCACACCGGGGAGAAGCCCTTCTCCTGCCAGGAGTGCAGCAAGGCCTTCTCTGACCCAGCCGCCTGTAAAGCGCACGAGAAGACACACAG CCCGCTGAAGCCCTACAGCTGTGAGGAGTGTGGGAAGAGCTACCGCCTGATTAGCCTCCTCAACCTGCACAAGAAGCGGCACACGGGGGAGGCCAAGTACCGCTGCGAGGACTGTGGCAAGCTCTTCACCACCTCGGGCAACCTCAAGCGCCACCAGCTGGTCCACAGCGGCGAGAAGCCCTACCAGTGTGACTACTGCGGCCGCTCCTTCTCGGATCCCACCTCCAAGATGCGCCACCTGGAGACCCACGACACGGGCAAGGAGCACAAGTGCCCCCATTGTGAGAAGAAGTTCAACCAG GTGGGGAACCTCAAGGCCCACCTCAAGATCCACATAGCTGACGGGCCGCTCAAGTGTCGTGAGTGTGGGAAGCAGTTCACCACTTCAG GCAACCTGAAAAGGCACCTTCGCATCCACAGTGGGGAGAAGCCCTACATCTGTGTGCATTGCCAGCGCCAGTTTGCTGACCCTGGGGCTCTGCAGCGCCATGTTCGGATCCACACAG GTGAAAAGCCCTGCCAGTGCTTGATCTGTGGCAAAGCCTTCACCCAGGCCAGCTCCCTCATTGCACACGTGCGCCAGCACACCGGGGAGAAGCCATATGTGTGCGAACGCTGCGGCAAGAG GTTTGTTCAGTCCAGCCAGTTGGCCAACCACATCCGGCACCACGACAACATCCGTCCTCACAAGTGTAATGTCTGCAACAAGGCCTTCGTGAATGTGGGCGACCTTTCCAAGCACATCATCATCCACACAG gagagaagccctttCTGTGTGACAAGTGTGGCCGCGGCTTCAACAGGGTGGACAACCTCCGTTCCCACGTCAAGACGGTCCACCAGGGCAAGGCTGGCCTGAAGTTGCTGGAgccaggggagggggaggaactcAACATCGTCACTGTGGCCCCAGACGACATGGTGACCCTGGCCACAGAAGCCCTGGCAGCCACGGCTGTCACACAACTCACAG TGGTCCCAGTAGGAACGCCTGTCACGGCAGACGAGACAGAAGCTCTGAAGGCGGAGATCACCAAGGCTGTGAAGCAAGTGCAGGAGGCAG ACCCCAACACCCAGATCCTCTATGCCTGCGACTCCTGTGGGGAGAAGTTCCTGGACGCCAGCAGCCTGGCTCAGCACGTGCGCATCCACACCGCCCAGGCCCTGGTCATGTTCCAGGCCGACACAGACTTCTACCAGCAGTACAGTGCAACGGCCGCCGCCTGGCAAGGGGAGCAAATCATCCCTGCTGGGGAGCTGCTCTTCCGGACGCGGGAGGGGAGCGAGGCGCCGCAGACGCCAGACTGA
- the ZBTB17 gene encoding zinc finger and BTB domain-containing protein 17 isoform X4, translating to MPQWEIWPVGTRAHLSESTALKLPAEMEVELEGREEEEEEEELHSEAEGSDKTPEAKQARLANGAAPEDTESGGTDSGQENSGEARLLRSGTYSDRTESKTYGSVTHKCEDCGKEFTHTGNFKRHIRIHTGEKPFSCQECSKAFSDPAACKAHEKTHSPLKPYSCEECGKSYRLISLLNLHKKRHTGEAKYRCEDCGKLFTTSGNLKRHQLVHSGEKPYQCDYCGRSFSDPTSKMRHLETHDTGKEHKCPHCEKKFNQVGNLKAHLKIHIADGPLKCRECGKQFTTSGNLKRHLRIHSGEKPYICVHCQRQFADPGALQRHVRIHTGEKPCQCLICGKAFTQASSLIAHVRQHTGEKPYVCERCGKRFVQSSQLANHIRHHDNIRPHKCNVCNKAFVNVGDLSKHIIIHTGEKPFLCDKCGRGFNRVDNLRSHVKTVHQGKAGLKLLEPGEGEELNIVTVAPDDMVTLATEALAATAVTQLTVVPVGTPVTADETEALKAEITKAVKQVQETPTPRSSMPATPVGRSSWTPAAWLSTCASTPPRPWSCSRPTQTSTSSTVQRPPPGKGSKSSLLGSCSSGRGRGARRRRRQTERGCGSATWTLEPHAPPLRVEGQQEQGTGCYLTKDNGKKYCCKERIISVMERIYVCVNI from the exons ATGCCCCAATGGGAGATTTGGCCTGTTGGCACCCGTGCCCATCTTTCAG AATCCACTGCCCTGAAGCTCCCAGCTGAGATGGAGGTGGAGCTGGAGGGccgagaagaagaggaagaggaggaagagctgcaTTCAGAGGCTGAGGGCAGTGACAAGACCCCTGAGGCCAAACAGGCCAGGCTGGCAAACGGTGCTGCACCTGAGGATACTGAGTCAGGGGGCACAGATTCTGGACAGGAGAACAGTGGCGAGGCCCGGTTGCTGCGCTCAGGAACCTACAGTGACCGGACGGAGTCAAAGACTTACGGCTCCGTCACACACAAGTGTGAG GACTGTGGGAAAGAGTTCACCCACACGGGTAACTTCAAGCGCCACATCCGCATCCACACCGGGGAGAAGCCCTTCTCCTGCCAGGAGTGCAGCAAGGCCTTCTCTGACCCAGCCGCCTGTAAAGCGCACGAGAAGACACACAG CCCGCTGAAGCCCTACAGCTGTGAGGAGTGTGGGAAGAGCTACCGCCTGATTAGCCTCCTCAACCTGCACAAGAAGCGGCACACGGGGGAGGCCAAGTACCGCTGCGAGGACTGTGGCAAGCTCTTCACCACCTCGGGCAACCTCAAGCGCCACCAGCTGGTCCACAGCGGCGAGAAGCCCTACCAGTGTGACTACTGCGGCCGCTCCTTCTCGGATCCCACCTCCAAGATGCGCCACCTGGAGACCCACGACACGGGCAAGGAGCACAAGTGCCCCCATTGTGAGAAGAAGTTCAACCAG GTGGGGAACCTCAAGGCCCACCTCAAGATCCACATAGCTGACGGGCCGCTCAAGTGTCGTGAGTGTGGGAAGCAGTTCACCACTTCAG GCAACCTGAAAAGGCACCTTCGCATCCACAGTGGGGAGAAGCCCTACATCTGTGTGCATTGCCAGCGCCAGTTTGCTGACCCTGGGGCTCTGCAGCGCCATGTTCGGATCCACACAG GTGAAAAGCCCTGCCAGTGCTTGATCTGTGGCAAAGCCTTCACCCAGGCCAGCTCCCTCATTGCACACGTGCGCCAGCACACCGGGGAGAAGCCATATGTGTGCGAACGCTGCGGCAAGAG GTTTGTTCAGTCCAGCCAGTTGGCCAACCACATCCGGCACCACGACAACATCCGTCCTCACAAGTGTAATGTCTGCAACAAGGCCTTCGTGAATGTGGGCGACCTTTCCAAGCACATCATCATCCACACAG gagagaagccctttCTGTGTGACAAGTGTGGCCGCGGCTTCAACAGGGTGGACAACCTCCGTTCCCACGTCAAGACGGTCCACCAGGGCAAGGCTGGCCTGAAGTTGCTGGAgccaggggagggggaggaactcAACATCGTCACTGTGGCCCCAGACGACATGGTGACCCTGGCCACAGAAGCCCTGGCAGCCACGGCTGTCACACAACTCACAG TGGTCCCAGTAGGAACGCCTGTCACGGCAGACGAGACAGAAGCTCTGAAGGCGGAGATCACCAAGGCTGTGAAGCAAGTGCAGGAG ACCCCAACACCCAGATCCTCTATGCCTGCGACTCCTGTGGGGAGAAGTTCCTGGACGCCAGCAGCCTGGCTCAGCACGTGCGCATCCACACCGCCCAGGCCCTGGTCATGTTCCAGGCCGACACAGACTTCTACCAGCAGTACAGTGCAACGGCCGCCGCCTGGCAAGGGGAGCAAATCATCCCTGCTGGGGAGCTGCTCTTCCGGACGCGGGAGGGGAGCGAGGCGCCGCAGACGCCAGACTGAAAGGGGCTGTGGGTCAGCCACCTGGACACTGGAGCCACACGCTCCCCCTTTGAGGGTGGAAGGCCAGCAGGAGCAGGGCACCGGCTGCTATTTAACAAAAGACAATGGGAAGAAGTACTGCTGTAAAGAAAGAATTATTTCTGTAATGGAGAGAATCTACGTCTGTGTTAATATTTAG